TTTTTGATATACAGGAAAGGAATTTTTATTGTCAACTACCTTTACAACAAAATCAAAAACAAAAGGAGAGTGGATTGCGTGCTTGTTTTTTGATTCAAGCAAAAAGTGAATATATTTTTTGACTAGAAAAATTTTGCTCATTGTAGAAGCTAAGATAATTGATAAAATACAATATGGCTATTTTAATAATATTTAATACATTTATAATGAAACTACCACTTTGTTATGAAAAAATTTCTTACTTGTATTTGTTTTAGCTTTTTCTTGTTGGGTTTGAATGCGCAACAAAAAATTGAAATTCCCGGTGCGGATGGGATAAAGATTTCGGCTAGCATGTACACTGCAAATGATTCAATGCCATATATAGTTCTTTGCCATCAGGCGGATTATAGTAGAGGCGAGTACGCGGAAACAGCAAAAAAGTTGAATAAGTTGGGTTATAATTGCTTGGCGGTAGATTTACGATTGGGGCAAGAGATAAATGGAGTTGTAAATGAAACTGCGGCTGCTTACAAGAATGCAGGGAAGCAAGTGACTCACTTAGATGCGGAACAAGATATAATTGCAGCTATTGATTTTTTATATTTTACTAACGAAAGAAAAGTGATTTTAATGGGTAGCTCTTACTCTGCTGCATTGGCAATTAAAATAGGTTCGGTAAGCAATAAAGTAAAGGCAGTTATAGCTTACAGCCCAGGTGACTATTTAGGCACATCCATAAAACTAGAAGAAACTGCAAAATTATTTGACAAACCGATTTACTTAACCAGCAGTAAGGATGAGGTGTCTGGCGTAATTAGCATAACTAGAGAATTAAAATCGCAGAACAAAACTCAGTTTATTCCTAAAGGCAAGGGCGACCATGGTTCGAAAGTTTTATGGGACAGTTGTGCTGACTATCCGGAGTATTGGTATTCTTTAATTATGTTTTTAACAGAATTAAAAGCGCTCTAATTTCAGTTATTTACCGACTAGTTTTTTATTGGACTGGTGTCGAGTTTTATCTCTTTTTGTTTTTTTGTCTAAATTTTTCTTGAGTGCCTTTTCCAAATCTACACCGGTTTGATTGGCAATACAAATAATTACAAATAAGACATCAGCTAGCTCATCTGCCAATTTTTTATCTCTATCTTTCTTTTTGAATGATTGTTCTCCGTAGGTTCTAGAGATGATTCGGGCTACTTCGCCAACTTCCTCGGTAAGTATTGCCATATTGGTAAGCTCACTGAAATAACGAACTCCATATTTTTTTATCCAATCGTCTACTAGCTTTTGGGCATTTTGAATTGTAAGCATACTACCTAAATATTTATGCTAAATATACAGAGATTACAGCTTTATAAAACCTCTGCTTTCAGTTTAACTCTAAATAGACGAATATTATTTAACAATCGTAATTTGACCTGTTTGTTGAATATTGCTTTGAGTAGAGGATAATTCGTACACATACACCCCCATAGGCAGCGCTATGCCTTGTATATCATCTCCGGTCCATGTAAATGTGTTAGATGAAATAGTAGTTTGATAAACCACAACGCCAGTTCGGCCGTTTCTGATTCGTAATTGGACATCAAATCCGTTAAATCTATTGACAGGCACTTCCCAGTATTTTTGTTGTAATGGATAAAGAACATAGTTGCAATCTTGCTTATCTACTGTTTGGGAAACTACTTCGCTTTTGCAATTGCGGCTATCGCGAATACTAATTTTATATACACCATTCGCAAGATTTTCGAATCTACCAGACGAATAATAGTTCTTGCCGTTATCGATAGAATATTCGAAGGGTGCAAATGCATTTTGCGATTCTTGTGAAAGTGTTATAATTCCATTTTGCTGAGATTGGCAACTACTTATTACATCGATAACCGGTGTAATTTGAACTCCATCGCACACGTTTTTTTCGTTATTGCTATTTTCATTTGCAACAGGAACGTTAGTTTTGTTAGACTCCGCACTATTACTTTGCGCACTACTTGTTTGACTGTAATTGTTAGAGTTGTTAGGTTTAGAGGGTTCATCCTTTCTAGTTACGGGAGCCTGTTCATCCAATTTAGCCTCCTCCTTTTTTTCAGGCGAGGGTTCTATTGTTTTACTACTTGAAGAAATTTTCTTCTCGGACACAATTGTGTTTTGTGTTTCAGGACTTAGCTCATGTGAAGTGGTTACAGAACTGTCTTGTGTAGCAATTTCAGTTTGTGAATTTTTAATTGCTGGCTGTACGATCGAATTAGGCTCTGTTTGTCGATTACTGTTTTTATATACCAAAACAAAAGTTGTAAAAAGTGCTACGATAGCTGCAATGGAAAGAATTCGTCTGCCATTTAGTTTTGATGGCTTGGTATTGTTTGAATGAATTTGTGCTAGTTGTTGTTTAATATTAACGAGTGCGTTATCTACTATAATGTTATTTGCGGCTTGATGCGCATCAAACTCTGCCTTAAAATCAGCATCGCTGACGATTCTTTTTTCGACCTCCAATTTCTCTTGAGGTGTTAGGTCGTTATCGAGATAACGCTCTATTAAATCGTATGTAGTATTATCTATCATGAATATAAAAATTCTTTTAGGTGCTGATTTTCTTTAACTAATTGAATTAATCGCTGCTTGCATTTATAGTTTTTTGTTTTTGCAGTATCGGCATTACTAAAACCCATTTTTTGACTTATATCCTCCATAGACATTTTATTAAAAATGCTATACGTAAGTAGCTCCTTGCATCGTTCGCCTAGCATAGCAAGAATCTCTTGTATTTTTAAAGCTCGCTCTTTACTTACAGTTTGCGTGTATGCATCGGCTCCGTCAAATTGAACATCGGTATGATTTTCTATATTTCCCACTAATCTGTTTTTTTGTTTTGCTCTATTAATCCACAAGTTTCTGCTAATGCTGTATATAAACCCTGTTACACTATTTCCCTCTTTAAACTGCCCGGCAAGAACATATTTATAAAACGCAACTACTGCATCTTGAAAAATATCTTGAGCTTCATCTTCATCCCCATTATTTTGAAGAACCAGTGACTTTACCTTTGGCTTAGCAACTTTGTACAAATGCGTTAATACACTCTCTGAATTACCTGATTTAATTGCCAACAGTATGTCTTGATCTGTATAACCCATTTACCAATATTCTATTTTATTTCTGTTGTATTAAAATTATTATCTGATCACGGTTATATGCGTAGTTTGATTTGTTTGCTTATTTATTGCGATATAAAAGCCCATTGGGACAATTGTACCTGTTCCATCTTTTCCGTCCCAAATTCCGCTACCCACCAAACGTCTAACCAATCTTCCATCGCGATTAAAAATATCAATCATTTCTTCGACACCACCTGTAAAGCAGGAGAGTAGTGTTACATCATCTTTACCATCGTCATTAGGAGTAATTACAGAAATAGCAGGAGGAACACTTAAACTATCATTACAATCGACAAGAATGCTTTCACATATTATTCCACAAACAAAGCCAAAAGTATCTGTAGCTATTAAACACACGCTATACGTGGCAACAGCGGGGAATTCATAAGAGAAATTAGTAGAATAATATTTTGTTGTATCGTTTGATATATTCCAGTATGCATCTTGATAGTTAGATGTATTTTCAAAATTAGCTACCCTACAATTTAAACTATAAGAAAAGGTAGGAGTGCATGTTGATGAAATAAGAGCCGACTTATACGAAGCCGCAGAATCGCTCTCTTCCAAAAAGGCATAACCAGAATTGCTGTTGCCGGCAAATGGAAGCGGCAAAGCAACCAGCGTAGCCATTTTAGCTATCAGCATAATTGTAATTATTATTTTTGCACTTGTTTTCATTTTACAATTTTCAAATATCAAATAAACTATTTTCCTTTATTCGAGTCCTTTTTAAAGTACTACATAACTACTAAGCAAAAGTAACCCCCATTTCCATTTTTATTTCATCAAAAAGTAGGACAATCAGCAGCACCCGACTTTGGTGCAGCCGCTGAATCTCCCTTACCAAATAAATAACGCACCATAATTTCGTATGCCTGTGTGTTTGTTCTTGTATTTGATAGTTGAGGCATAAAATATGCGAAATCTATCGACAATCTGTTTGTTTTACCGTTTTGAGGAATTGGAATGTTCTGAATGCCGGCAAATCCATAAAATCCTTCTCGCAAGTCGTAACCACCACCAAAAGAAACCATTTTTTTAATCAGCAATAAGAAAGATGCCCCAATATTTACTTTTTGAAGGTAAGGATTGATTAGGGCTGGGGTAAATTTAGCGAATACAGAAGGTGTGATGCTAAATGATTCGTTTACAATAAAATCGTGTTCGCCTAGTAAATAAAAGTGCCTATTTAGATGTATCACTTGATCTACCGGTCGGGCTTTAGTATTTGTGTATTGATTTATTGACAATCCAATCCGAGTTGTTGACGAATACAGCATTACACCGCCATTTCCGTCTATAGTAGAAGCTGATGCTCCGGCTGCATAATCTGTTGGCTTAACGCTAAAATTATACAACCCAAACGACAGCCCTGCTGAAAAAAACCATGTGTCATTTATTTTTTGGTGTCGAGAGAATGAGAGATGCGCTCTGTTTCTACTTAAAACAGGACCTTCTCTATCGCTATAAAAATCTATACCGATAGAATTAAACCCATTATTCTTTTTCATTATTCGAAAAAAAGCGGAAAAAGCAGAAGTGAATACGCCCCCAAAACTATTGCTATTTCTCCGGCTAAAGGCATACAACTCGACATCGGAACGAATACAACCTTTTGCAGGATTGATTTGAGGATTGTAGAAATATTGACCAAAATGTACAGGTAGCTCAGAAACAATCGGCTGAGAATACAACCGACCAAAAATAAAAATTACAAGTAGCGTAAAAAATATTCGCATTCTTGGGTTGCTAGCTATCGTATTACACTTGTAATTTAGAAAAGTAACCCCTTTTAACAAAATTTATTCTCTATTCTTAGAATCTATACTAATAGTTACTGGGCCATCATTAACTAAAGAGATTTTCATATCGGCACCGAATTGACCGGTAGCAATATTTTTATCAAATTGAATTTCTAGTTCATTAATAAATTTTTCGTACATAGGTATTGCAAAATCGGGCTTAGACGAGCGAATATAAGAAGGTCGATTTCCCTTTTTAGTACTTGCATATAATGTAAACTGAGAAACAACAAGTATTTCGCCCGAGATGTCTTTTACGCTTAAATTCATGATTCCATCGGCATCATCAAATATACGAAGATGAACGATTTTGGAACAAAGCCATTGAATATCTTCAATAGTATCGGAATCTTCTATACCAACAAGTATTACCAATCCTTTTCCAATAGAAGATTTTATATTAGCTTCGATTTCAACAGAAGCAGAGGAAACTCTTTGAATAACAACTCTCATTTTTATACTAATGCAACCCCATCCATTTGTTTAGGTGGGGTAATATTCATCAATTTTAAAATAGTTGGGGCAATGTCTGCCAAGCGGCCATTACTAATGCTTTTATAATCTTTATCAATTAAAATACATGGAACAGGATTAGTAGTATGCGCTGTATTGGGAGAGCCATCGTCATTAACCATGTAATCTGCATTTCCATGATCGGCAATGATAATAAATGAATATCCAGATTGAATTCCTGCATTTACAATTCTTTCCAAACAAGAATCCACCGTTTCAACTGCTTTTACAACAGCGTTGTAATCGCCTGTATGACCTACCATATCGGCATTAGCAAAATTCAAGCAAATAAAATCTGCTTCTGCTTTTTGAAACTCCGGCAAAATGGCTTCTGTTAGTTGCATTGCACTCATTTCGGGTTGCAAATCATACGTTGCAACTTTAGGAGATGGAATTAGTATTCTTTTTTCGCCTAGAAATTCTTGTTCTCTGCCACCCGAAAAGAAAAATGTAACGTGTGGATATTTCTCTGTTTCGGAAATTCGAATTTGAGTTTTGTTATTCTTCTCCAACACCTCGCCTAATGTCATTTCTAAATCATCTTTATCAAAAACTACTTGTACTTTTTTGAATGTTGCATCGTACTTTGTCATTGTAACATAATGCAACGGCATGGCTTTCATTTGAAATTCGGGCATATCCATTTGCGTTAACACTTGTGTTATTTCACGACATCTATCGGTTCGAAAATTATAACAAAATACAACATCGTTTTCTTGGATTAGAGCAATTGGATTACCTGAATTGTCAACACGTACAAGCGGTTTAATAAATTCATCTGTAACATTGTTAGCATAAGCATCTTTAATTGAACTCAGGATGTCTTTAGTCTTCTCGCCTTCTCCTTTTACTAACAAATTATATGCTAATTTTATTCGTTCCCATCTTTTATCTCTGTCCATAGCATAGTAGCGACCAATAAGAGAGGCTATCTTACCTCCTACCCTTTCTAAATGGCTTTGAAGTTTTGACACATACTCATAGCCGCCTTTTGGGTCAGTATCTCTGCCGTCTGTAAATACATGTACAAAAAACCGAACTCCTTTTTCAGAAGCCATGGAACATAATTTATGTAAATGTTCTTGATGCGAATGCACACCTCCATCAGACAACAACCCCATGAAATGAACGGCCTTATTACTCTTTAAAGCATACTCAAAAGCTTCATTGATAACTACATTTTCATCAAAAACTCCTGTTTCAATTGCATTATTCACTTTCTCTAAATCCTGAAAAACGATTCTTCCCGCACCAATATTTAAGTGACCAACCTCGGAGTTACCCATTTGTCCATGCGGCAAACCAACATCCTTTCCGGAAGTTTTGAGTGTTGAATTAGGATAATTTTTAATTAAGTCTTTGTAAAATGGAGTATTTGCGTTTGCAATTGCATCTGATTTAGAGCCATTGCCAATGCCCCAACCATCGAGTATAATAAGCGCTGTTTTTTTTGTCATATGCTTCTTTTTAATTCCCCCTTTGAAGGGGGGAAGGAGGATGTTACAATAATTTTAATTGTTCAATTTTATTTTCGACCGCACGAATAACATCATTCATATTTTTCTTTACTTCTGCATCCTTAAAGCGAATAAAATTAACGCCAAAAGATTCTAATCTACTTTGCCTTATACTATCATTCTCCGAAACATCAGAAAGACTATGAGTATTGCCATCAATTTCAATGGCTAGAAATAGTTCATGGCAGTAAAAATCGACAATATAATTATCAATAGGAACTTGGCGATGAAACTCAACTCCTAACCATTTATTCTTAATTTGCTTCCACAAAAGGACTTCCGACAAGACACCTTGTTTTCGAAGCTGCCTAGCAAGTTCTTTTAATTTAAAATTATATGGAATAATTGTGTTTTTCATTTTACATCCCCCGCCCTTCGGGCACCCTCTTCAAAGGGGGAATTATTAAATGCTATTTCAAATATAGTTCCTTCAGGAGTATTATTTTTTATTGCAATCGTTGCACTATGCTGCTCTACTAAACTTTTTACTATATACAAGCCCAAACCGGTTCCTTTTGTGGTACGAGTTAGCTCATTGCCTATTCGATAAAATTTCTCAAACACCTTACTATGTTCTTCTGTAGGAATACCAATTCCTTGATCCGCAACGGTAAGAACAACTAAATTATCAATCATTTTCAAACTCAGTTGAACAACTTTATTAGGAGGCGAGTACTTTATTGCATTCTCTATTAAATTAACAACAATGCTGTAAATACTATGTTTATCGACAACAGCAAACGTATTTTCATCAATATTTACCTCTATCTGATTCCTATTCTCATTATAAACTGCTGAAGTTTTCAAAATACTTTGTATGTATTCTGAAAGATTAATTCTTTCTAGCGACAATGAAAAATTGTTGTTGTCAATACGAGCAGAAAATAAAATATTTTCAATCAATGCATTTAAACGTTCGGTTTCTACTAATCCACTTTGCAATAGCGCTTTTTGCTTTTCCTTTTCAATATCTCTTAGGACAAGTGTTTCGAGCAATAATTTTATAGAAGCTAAAGGCGTTTTTAGTTCGTGGGTAACCGACAACATAAAATTTTGCTGCTGTATAGTTAGTTGATATTCCTTTTGAATGTTTTTATGGATTTTTCTGACGCCTAAAAATAACAGCAGCAAAAACACACTGCCTTCTCCAATAATCATTAGCCATCGCCTATTTAGCTCTAACGGATTGGAATATATCCTACTATTTAATTCGAACAATAAAAATGCCCACCAAACAAATTGAAACACAACATAAGCAACCAATACATAAAATAAAATGAGTGTTTTGGATTGGTTGGTATTTTTCATAGCAATTACAACTCTTGCAAAGGTAATGAATTTAGAACTGCAATTTTGTTAGAAAACAAACATGAAAATATTTTCAGGAGCAAGCAGCGTTTGTAGGGATTGAGATGTCTATATATGTAAAGGCGCCAAATTCCATACAAATAAAAAAATGATTAATAATAATTTAAAAAAATGAAAACAATAAAAGCACAAAGATCATCGAAAGAAAAATTAATTAGCGCATTCACATTATTGGTTCAACTAATTGCACTACTTGTATTTATTAACTTCATTATCCAAGCTTTCTCGCACTGACAAATCAAACAACTAAAAAAAATAATTAACCTAATACCACAAAAACTATGAAATATTCAATAACACACATCATACTATTTTTTGCAGTAAACACTTTCTTAGCTCAGACTCCCAATTGGCATTGGGCCAAAAGCGCCTCTGGTAATTTTACGGAAGAAATATTGACCACGGTTACAGATAACCAAGGTAATGTAATTGCTGCCGGTTTTTTTGAAGATGCAAGTATTACCTTCGGAACGACTACCCTAACAAATTCTCACACTAGCCACTGCGATATTTTTATTGTAAAGTATGACACAAACGGAACAGTTTTATGGGCAAAAAGCTTTGGAGGAAATGCTTGGGACGATGTACATTCAATAACTACAGATGCAGCAAACAACATCATAGTAGTGGGAGGATTTAACAGTTCAACTATTGGACTCGGTGCTACAACGCTATCCAATTCTGATGTGCCCTCTCATGACCTTTTCATTGCAAAATACGATACCAATGGAAATCTGTTATGGGCAAAAAGCTTTGGAGCACAAGATGATGACTATGGCACATCCGCTGCAATTGACGGAATGAATAACATATTTGTGTCCGGAACTTTCGAAAACACACAACTAGTATTCGGGGCAAACACAACAATATATAATACAAATAGTAACGGCAGTGCTGATATTTTTATTGCAAAATTTGACTCTGCCGGAAACATTATATGGGCGCAAGCTATTGGAGGTAGCTCAAATGATGAAGTAATGTCAATAACATGTGATTTAAATGGCAATGTATATATTGCGGGGCAATATGCGGGAGCAAGTATTTCAACAGGATCTATAACAACAACAAACACTAGCTATACGGGCATAGGATACTCAGGTTTTATAGCCAAATACAGCACAAATGGAACCCCACTTTGGGCAGAAAGTGTTATAGGAGGTGGTAATTTATTTGGAAGCGGATTAAACAACATTAAAGCAGATACATCCGGAAATATTTTTGTTACAGGAGGATATTATAATGCATCAATAACTATAGGCGGACTAACCATTAGTAATACAGATCTTTCAGGAAATACATCTGATGCATTCATTGCTAAATACAGCCCAACTGGCAATATAAAATGGATAAAAAACCTTACAGGATCGGACAATGAAGGAATTTCATCTATAGCAGTAACAACAAAAGGAGAAGTTATTGTTTTAGGATTTTTTATGGGTGCAAGTTATACAGACGGTACTACCTCGTTAAACAATACAGATGCCACAGGTATAAGTACAGATTTATTTATCGAAAAGTTTGACACCAATAGTAGTCCCCTTTGGTTAATTAGCGCTGGCGGTAATTATTTTGATTATCCTTATTCAATATCTACAGATCTAACAGGAAATATTTATGCTGCTGGGAGTTTTGCTAGTCCTTCTATACTTTTCGGAACAACTCAACTTTACAACTCCAATAGTACTGCCTTTACAAATCCAGATTTATTTATAGTTAAATTGAGCAATAGTAATTATATAGCATCTGTTCCTGCCATCAGTAAAAACAACTATAGTGTTTATCCCAATCCAGCAACCGAAAGCTTGTGCTTAAAAACAAATGAAGTTCTAAATGGAGAGGTAACAATAGAAATTATAAACAATAACGGACAGACGGTAAAAAGAGAACAAACAACCAATTTAGATACATATTCCATTAATATTAGCAACTTGATAAATGGCGTTTACTCCATAAAAGCAACTAATGGAAATAAAGTATTGAACCAAAAATTTGTAAAACTGAACAACAACTAAAACAAACAGCAAGGCGAGCAAATTTTAAAGGATATTCGGGTGAAAACAATAAAATTACTCGCCTTGCTTAATGCATAAAAGCTTGGCAGCAAGAGAATTAAAAAATATTTTTAAAACAAAGCAGCGTTTTAAAGAATTCTGTTGTCTTTATGTGTGTATTGGCGAATTCCAACTTAAAAGTGAAATAGGAAGTTCATACAAGAAGGTTTAAATTCGCAAAACAAAGAAATAACCACAAAGAAGAATAGTAAATGTTCTTTAAAAAAGAAGTAAATACAGAACAAGAGCTGATAAAAAGGTGTATAGCCGGGTCAGAAAAGCACTGCAAAGAGCTTTTTGAGAGTTATTATGGCAAGCTACTAAACTGCTGTTTACGCTATTCCACAAACGAAGACGAAGCGAAGGATATGCTACAAGAAGGCTTTATACGAATATTTCAAAACTTATCGAAATTCTCCTTTGACGGATCTTTTGAGGGCTGGCTTAAGCGAATTGTAGTAAACACGGCTATTAATTATAATAAGAAGTATGTTTACAATTCAAAAATAAATTACTATGACAATGACGATATTGGATATTTGGAAGGACAAAGTGTTGCTGTAATTATTGAAGAAAATGCCTTGGATAAATTTTATGCACAAGATATACTAAGTGCAATTCAAAGCTTATCTCCAATATATAGAATGGTATTTAATATGGCAGCCATAGAAGGATATTCACATAAAGAAATTGCAGAAGAGTTAAGTATTACAGAAAGCACATCGAGGTCTAACTTAGCAAAGGCAAAAATTAAATTAATTGGGTTACTAGAAAAAAAAAATGAAAAAAAATTAGTTCATGAAGCTGTTTAACGAGAATAGTTTTGACAAATTTTTGAAGGATGGATTAAGTAATCTTCCTGAACATAAACCTAGTTCTTCTGATTGGGACAAGATGAGAGGCGCGCTAATCAATAAGAAAATATTTTTATTTAACCGAAGCTACAAATCAAAAACAGTAAAACTGTTTTTTTATAGCATATCAATAATTTGCACTGTAGCTGTACTTATATATTTAAATACAGCCGAAAAGATCTCGACAATTATAAAATTAGATGGCGTAGAGATTAGTTCAGAAAAATCAGTTCTACCGAATGTCCGCAATTCATCAACTAATGAACCTTTAAGAAAAGACATTACATACAACCAAAAACAAGAAGATAAACGAATTTATACTGAGAATGAAAGTAGTATAATCTCTTCTACAATTAATAAATCAAACAAAGAGAACAGTGCAATAGAAAATAGAATTTACAACAATCGAAACACAACAGAGCCGGTAATGAATAAGGAGTATTTTGAATACACAAAAGAAACAACATTTACCAATAAAAAAACACAACAAATGGCTCAAAAAACAGATAAACTAACCAATAAACATAACTATACTAACAATACTAAAACTATACAAAATAAAATAAGTTACAATGCCAATAAATTAAAATCGAGCTATTTAAACAAAAGCAGCAGAGAAAATCAAGAGAATTATACGCAAAAAACTAACAATTCTTACTCAGCCGATAATGCTTTATATGCATTTGCAAAACGAGAATTTTCACAAATAAATTTCTTATTGGCAGACAGTTCCATTTTATCCGATTCTATAATACCAATTTTCCCTCTTGAAATACCGCCTCATCAAAAAAAACATAAATGTGAGTTTAGTATTGGCGTTGTTTTAGGTGGAGGTAACACTTTTTTAACAAACAAACTACAAGCCCCCCGTGTAATAGAAAGTAAACAATCCAACATTCCATATTATAACATGGGACTAATAATAAATTCAGATATTGGTTCTAGACTTTCGATTTCTTCAGGTATTTTATTACAACAACTAAATCCATTAAAAGAAAAAATAGTAAAAACAGAAATAGATAGAACTACCTATTTTTCCACATCTACAATGGACATAACTTACTTTGAACAAAAAATGAACATCTCGAAGAATATATTAATAATATATATTCCGGTAAATCTA
The window above is part of the Bacteroidota bacterium genome. Proteins encoded here:
- a CDS encoding RNA polymerase sigma factor, translating into MFFKKEVNTEQELIKRCIAGSEKHCKELFESYYGKLLNCCLRYSTNEDEAKDMLQEGFIRIFQNLSKFSFDGSFEGWLKRIVVNTAINYNKKYVYNSKINYYDNDDIGYLEGQSVAVIIEENALDKFYAQDILSAIQSLSPIYRMVFNMAAIEGYSHKEIAEELSITESTSRSNLAKAKIKLIGLLEKKNEKKLVHEAV